From the genome of Pseudomonas sp. WJP1:
ACCTGGCCATCGAGTTCGAAGCGCTCCGGCAGGAAGTACAAACGCCCCCTCTCTTCGCCGATTTCCTGATAACGCTCATTGGTTTTTTCGTGGGTCTTCCAGGTGCGCACCACCTTGCGATAAGGCACCACCATCAGCGGCCCGCTCAATTGCTGGCTGTAGCTGGAGCTGCGGGCGATGTCTTCGAGCACGCCGTCGCGCAGTTGCTGGCGGTCCTGGATCACACCGTTGATCATCAACAGCGGGATCAGCAACAACAGAATCAGTAGGGCGATCGCCCCGAGTTTTAGGGTCAGGCTGCGGTTCATGGGACTCTCCCTGTTTGGATGGGGAGAGTCTGGGTTGGCTGTGTGGGGGCTTTATGAGGGGAATATGGAGATTATGTGGAGACTGACTTCCACCCCACCTTCGACATTGCCAATGCTCATTTCCCCACCGTGCAACTTCACCACTTCCTCGACAAAATTAAGCCCCAGCCCCGTGCTCTTGCGTCCATTGTCCGGTCGCGGCAATGAGTAGAAACGCTCGCACAATCGTGGCAATGCATAGTCAGGAATCGCCTCGGCCTGGTTGAACAGTGTGAACTCGATCTGCTCGCCAATCTGCTTGGCACTGAATCGCAACACGCCCTTTGCCGGAGTGAAATCCAGTGCATTCTCCAACAGATTTCCAAGCGCCTGCCGCAACAGGAACGGCTCACCGATCAACGTCAGATCCCGTGGAATCGTTTGTTCCACGCGCAGCTCTTTGCCTTCGATACGCGCCGCTTGAGCGCTCAGCAACTCATTCACCAAAGCCGCCAATGGCACTTCTACGCGCTCCTCAAGCCCCTGGCGCTGTTCAACCTGCGCCAGATTCAACAAGCGCTCGATCAACTGCTGCATCCGCGCACTTTCGTTGTCGATGTTGCTGACAAAACGCTGCCGCTGAGCCGACGGCATCTCACCTTGCAGCAGCTCCGCCGCGCCACGAATCGCCGCCAGCGGACTTTTCAGCTCATGGGTCAGCGTATGCACATAGCGCTCGACATAGGCCTTGCCTTCGAGCTGCGTACGCATCTGTTCCACCGCCGTCGCCAGTTGCTCCAGTTCGCCGCCGTGATAATGCGGCACCTCGACCCGCCGGCCCTCGCTGACGGCCTGGGCATAAGCGGTCAACCGTCGCAGCGCGCGGCTCAGCCACCAGGACAACAATGCGCCGAACAACAGGCCGAGGCCGATCAGCCCGGCACCATAGGCGAGCAATCGTCGCTCCGTGCGATCCACGTAAGGCTGCAACGAGCTGTTGGGTTTGGCCACGGTGACCACACCGATGATCTGCCCGTTGTCGCGAATCGGTGCACCGACGTGCATCACCGACGAGCTCGCATCATCTGGATCGCTACGGCTGGAGCGGGCGCCGTATTCGCCGCGCAGGGTCAGGTAAACGTCGTTCCAGCGCGAGTAATCCTGACCAACCGCCACGCCGCTGGAGTCGAGCACCACCCTGCCCTTGGCGTCGGTGACGTAGATACGATGATTGACCTGATTCTTCGACAGGCCCCAGATGTTCGCCTTGGGTTGCCGTTCGCCGTAGGCCTTGAGCAGCTCGGGCCAGCGGTTCTGGTTGAGGGTGCCGGCCTTGAAGTCATCGCGCAGGATTTCGGCCATCAGGTTGGCGGTGTCGACCAGGGTTTCTTCGGTGGACTGGCGCACACCCGGGCGGATTTCTTCCATCACGGTGTTGAGCACGAAGTAACCGGTCAAACCGATAAACAGCGCGTACACCAGGAAAATCCGGATCCCCAACGGCATCAGCCTTGCCTCGGGTTATAGCTGTAGCCCAGGCCACGATGGGTCTGGATCGGCTCGGCATCGGCCTTCACCTGGCGTAATTTGGCGCGCACGCTCTTAATGTGGCTGTCGATGCTGCGCTCATAACCGGCGTCGGCGGCGACACCCAGCG
Proteins encoded in this window:
- the creC gene encoding two-component system sensor histidine kinase CreC; protein product: MPLGIRIFLVYALFIGLTGYFVLNTVMEEIRPGVRQSTEETLVDTANLMAEILRDDFKAGTLNQNRWPELLKAYGERQPKANIWGLSKNQVNHRIYVTDAKGRVVLDSSGVAVGQDYSRWNDVYLTLRGEYGARSSRSDPDDASSSVMHVGAPIRDNGQIIGVVTVAKPNSSLQPYVDRTERRLLAYGAGLIGLGLLFGALLSWWLSRALRRLTAYAQAVSEGRRVEVPHYHGGELEQLATAVEQMRTQLEGKAYVERYVHTLTHELKSPLAAIRGAAELLQGEMPSAQRQRFVSNIDNESARMQQLIERLLNLAQVEQRQGLEERVEVPLAALVNELLSAQAARIEGKELRVEQTIPRDLTLIGEPFLLRQALGNLLENALDFTPAKGVLRFSAKQIGEQIEFTLFNQAEAIPDYALPRLCERFYSLPRPDNGRKSTGLGLNFVEEVVKLHGGEMSIGNVEGGVEVSLHIISIFPS